CTGCTCACGCCGGAGAACGCTACCCATAGCGTATTTATCGGCCCGGAAGGCAAGTACATGGTAGACACCTATTCCCGTATCGATCTGGAACCACGCATAGTAGTACGGTCTACCAAAGGTGCATTGATCATGGACGCCTGGAAGCCCGATCTCCGCCGCCTCTACCGTTACGGTTGGAAGCAGCCGGAGATGTTCAGGATAAAAGCGGCAGACGGCATAACCGATATTTATGGGCTGATGTGGAAACCATTCGATTTTGATCCCAGCCGCAAGTATCCCGTTATTTCGCAGGTATATCCAGGTCCGCAAACAGAAACAGTATGGTCTGAATTTACTGTGCTGGATCGTTACAATAATACCTCACTTGCGCAGAACGGCTTCGTAGTTGTATGCATGGGCCATCGTGGTGGGTCACCTTACCGCTCAAAGGCCTATTACACCTATGGTTACAATAACCTGCGCGATTATGCACTGGAAGACGACAGGGCCGGCCTTAGTCAGCTGGGTAAGCGTTATGCATTTATCGATACCACAAGAGTTGGCATATTCGGCCACTCCGGTGGTGGCATGATGGCCGTGGCGGCAATCTGCACTTATCCTGATTTTTATAAAGTAGCCGTAGCCTCTTCAGGAAATCATGATAACCGCATTTACAATCGTACATGGGGCGAAACCTATCAGGGCATTGATTCCGGCTTCCGCTTCCAGGTGAAGCTAAACCAGGACCTTGCAAAAGGGCTGAAAGGGCATTTGTTGCTGGTCACAGGCGAAGTGGATGCCAACGTGCATCCCGGCAATACGTACCGAATGATCAATGCGCTTATTCAGGCAGGAAAACAATTTGATATGCTGGTACTCCCCGGGCAGAGCCATGCATACGAAGGGCTGTATAAAAACCATTTTCAGCAGCGGTTAAGAAATTTTTTCAGGCAATATCTTTAGGCCATGTCGTCCTGTACGGGAGAACCAGGCAGATGGTAACATTTGCCTGCCCCGGCAGGCTCAAAAAGTATGAGACAAACCCCTTCCTCCTGATGATGAAATGTTTACTTTTGGGAAAACCATTCAACTTCTCATTTAAAACCCATAAGAGCATGAAACGAAGGCATTTTTTACAGACGATCAGTTTGGGGGCAGCAGGTTTGTACACAAAAGATCTGTTTGGCGGAGCATCAAAAGCAAAATCCATGGCCCTGCAATTATACACAGTGAGGGACGCTGTTGCCAAAGACTTAGAAGGAACTTTAGCAAAAGTGGCTGCGTTGGGTTATACTGAACTGGAAATTTACGGTTATGATGGCACCTTTTTCGGAAAAACACCCGCTGAATTCAAATCTATATTGGCAAATGCCGGTATAAAGGTGATTAGTTCGCATCACCTTACCGGATTGAAGGAAAAAGCAAAAGGATCCCTAACCGATGGATGGGATAAAGCGGTGGAAGACTTAAATTTTATTGGCGCTAAATACATGGCCTGCGCGTACTTATTCGACAACGAAAGAACGCCGGAAATCTATGCATCACTCCCGGATCTGCTGAGCAGATCCGGCGAAAAAACTGCTGCCGCAGGCATTCAGTTTGCCTATCATAATCACGACTTCGAATTTGAAAAATACAAGGACACGCTTTTATATGATCATTTAATCAAAAACACACCTGCGGATCTGGTAAAGATGGAATTGGATCTTTACTGGATTGTAAAAGCAGGGCATGATCCCATTGACTATTTCGGAAGATATCCGGGGCGGTTTCCGTTATGGCATGTAAAGGATATGGAAGCCGGTACCGGCGATATAACAGAAGTGGGGCATGGAAAAATTGACTTTGATAAAATTTTTGCAGCCCGGGATAAGGCAGGATTAAAAAAATGGTTTGTTGAACAGGACACCAGCAAAGGAGATGTTTTCGAAAGTATTAAAGCAAGCCACGATTACCTGGCAAAGAAGAAATACACTTAGTTTTATAAAGCCTTGCAATGTTTATCAGTAAACATTGCAAGGCTCAACGATAGTCTTTGATATCTTTCATTTGTCACCCAATTGTATCAAAACCTCTACTCTCCTATTGCAGAGAGATCACTCCTGACATGCAAATGTCATATTAAGTCCCTTCGTTATACAGCCTGCGCCGGGAAATATTAGATTCAAAGTACGTGTGATAAGCTACCGTGTATTTTGTTTACCTACCAAAATCAACCCAATGCGTATTTATTTGCTACTCTTCCTGGCAACGGCATGGTGCTGCCTGTATATGGCGCCGCCGGCAAAAGCCCAAAGCAGCAATGCTGCTCCTTCCCAACACCTTGTGTTCAGTTTCCCAGGTGATGCTTCATTAAAGATGATGAAAGTAAAGATCACCCAAACCGCCTACACATCGTACTTTTCGGTGTTCAACTGGAGTGGTGGTTATGCTGGCCTGCAACACACGCCGGACAGTTCATCCGGCTCCGCCAAGATCCTGATCGCTTCCCAGTGGGATCCCAATACAGCAGGAGGCGTGTTGGCGCGGCAGGCATACCTCGGCGCAGGCACCATCTATAGCCGCTTTGGAGGCGAAGGTGATGGCGCCAAAACCATCAATCCTTACAACTGGACACTCAACACCTGGTACAACTTTGTGATCAGGGCATGGAAACTGAACGGAGAACTTTTTATCGGCACCTTTGTGCAGAATCTCAGCAACAATCAATGGTTCCACACCTCTACGCTCGCCATTCCCACACGCACTACCTTTTTAGGCGCAGGGTCAGGGGCATTCCTGGAAAACTGGCACGGCAGCGATCCGCGTTTTGATGGAAGATTCGTACGTAAAGCCTACTTCAAGGATTGCTGGAACCGGACAGATGCAGGCGTATGGCAAAAATCCAGCAGCCGCTACTTCAGTTGTAATGCAAATGATGCATACCGCAATGGCATTTACGATTTGGCTTACAATGCCGGATTCGACAGCGGAGAAGATGCCTATTTCATGGAACATGGCGGCAATGTAACGCCCAGCGCAGCCTTCAATGGCGGCCGCACACTAAACCTGCCCGACCAGACCAATCAGGCCAGTACGCCTGCGCTTACCATTGGTGAAGTAAGCACTGTAAGCGCATCTTATAATGCTGGTGTTGTAACCGTCAACTG
This DNA window, taken from Chitinophaga niabensis, encodes the following:
- a CDS encoding sugar phosphate isomerase/epimerase family protein codes for the protein MKRRHFLQTISLGAAGLYTKDLFGGASKAKSMALQLYTVRDAVAKDLEGTLAKVAALGYTELEIYGYDGTFFGKTPAEFKSILANAGIKVISSHHLTGLKEKAKGSLTDGWDKAVEDLNFIGAKYMACAYLFDNERTPEIYASLPDLLSRSGEKTAAAGIQFAYHNHDFEFEKYKDTLLYDHLIKNTPADLVKMELDLYWIVKAGHDPIDYFGRYPGRFPLWHVKDMEAGTGDITEVGHGKIDFDKIFAARDKAGLKKWFVEQDTSKGDVFESIKASHDYLAKKKYT